From a region of the Manduca sexta isolate Smith_Timp_Sample1 chromosome 19, JHU_Msex_v1.0, whole genome shotgun sequence genome:
- the LOC115446180 gene encoding GILT-like protein 1 encodes MAHSSLYVIACFILALNSASGQLSTVNGRIKITVGTTAGCGDTVRFINDQLVPAYNQYGNFLDLEFVPWGRTTRNPDGSFTCQFGVNDCWANRLHRCALNMLRGNQTAQINYMECEFTSPFPAFRQGSYACAQASGLRLIEVDNCVAYGSAELDRAAEEAARLPMQVINFVPSISFNNQNNVELHNQARIRLPSMVCFALADDPTTGVGSCTI; translated from the coding sequence ATGGCACATTCCTCTCTTTACGTTATTGCGTGTTTCATCCTCGCTTTAAATTCTGCGAGCGGTCAGCTCAGCACTGTCAATGGCAGGATCAAAATTACCGTCGGAACCACTGCTGGCTGCGGCGACACAGTCAGATTCATCAACGACCAGCTTGTCCCAGCTTACAACCAGTACGGCAACTTCTTGGACCTAGAATTCGTGCCATGGGGCAGAACTACAAGAAATCCAGACGGATCTTTCACTTGTCAGTTCGGAGTGAACGACTGCTGGGCGAACAGGCTTCACAGATGCGCCCTAAACATGCTGAGAGGTAACCAGACAgctcaaattaattatatggaATGCGAATTCACGTCACCTTTCCCTGCTTTTCGCCAAGGAAGCTACGCCTGCGCACAGGCATCTGGACTGCGGCTCATTGAGGTGGATAACTGTGTTGCTTATGGTTCAGCTGAGCTGGATCGCGCGGCGGAAGAAGCGGCCAGACTGCCAATGCAAGTGATAAACTTCGTTCCTTCGATCTCGTTCAATAATCAGAATAACGTCGAGCTCCACAACCAGGCGAGGATCAGACTGCCAAGCATGGTGTGCTTCGCTTTAGCCGATGATCCCACCACAGGCGTAGGTAGTTGcacgatttaa
- the LOC115446181 gene encoding GILT-like protein 1, with protein MVHYSFYVISCFILGLNSASGQLSTVNGRIKITVVTTSACSDTFRFINDQLVPAYNQYGNFLDLEFVPWGRTTRNPDGSFTCQFGENDCWANRLHRCALNMLRGNQTAQMNYMDCEFTLPLPGFTQGTYACAQASGLRLIEVDNCVAYGSAELDRAAEEAAKLPMQAINFVPAISFNNQNSIDLNNQARSRLSSMICFALANDPITGVVSCTI; from the coding sequence ATGGTTCACTACTCCTTTTACGTTATTTCGTGTTTCATCCTCGGTTTAAATTCTGCGAGTGGTCAGCTCAGCACTGTCAACGGCAGGATCAAAATTACAGTTGTAACCACATCTGCCTGCAGCGATACCTTTAGATTCATCAACGACCAGCTTGTCCCAGCTTACAACCAGTACGGCAATTTCTTGGACCTAGAATTCGTGCCATGGGGCAGAACTACAAGAAATCCAGACGGATCTTTCACTTGTCAGTTCGGAGAGAACGACTGCTGGGCGAACAGGCTTCACAGATGCGCCCTGAACATGCTGAGAGGTAACCAGACAGCTCAAATGAACTACATGGATTGCGAGTTCACGTTACCTCTCCCTGGTTTCACGCAAGGGACCTACGCCTGCGCACAGGCATCTGGACTGCGGCTCATTGAGGTGGATAACTGCGTTGCTTATGGTTCAGCTGAGCTGGATCGCGCGGCGGAAGAAGCGGCCAAACTGCCGATGCAAGCAATTAACTTCGTTCCTGCGATCTCGTTCAATAACCAGAACAGCATCGATCTTAACAACCAGGCGAGGTCCAGGCTGTCCAGCATGATCTGTTTCGCTTTAGCCAACGATCCCATCACAGGCGTAGTTAGCTGCacgatttaa